TCCCAGCCCTCCGGTAGGGCCGGCGCTGGGTCAGCGTGGGCTGAATATCATGGAATTCTGCAAAGCGTTCAACGCGCAGACGCAGAATGTCGAGCAGGGCATGCCGTTGCCGGTGGTGATTACGGCGTATTCGGACCGCAGTTTTACGTTTGTCACCAAGACGCCGCCCGCGTCCGTGTTGCTAAAAAAAGCGGCGGGTATCGCCAAAGGCAGCGGCAAACCGAATACGAACAAGGTGGGCAAGGTTGATCGCGCGCAAATTGAAGAGATCGCGAAGACCAAAATGCCGGACCTGAACGCTGCCGATCTCGAGGCCGCCGTGCGTAGCATCGCGGGGAGCGCGCGCAGCATGGGGCTGGAAGTCGAAGGAGTCTGATTATGGCAAAAATTTCCAAACGCATGCGCGGCATTCGGGAGAAGCTTAAGCCGGGTAATCAATACTCGTTGACTGAGGCGTTGCAGCTCATCAAGAACACAAGTGCGGCAAAGTTCGCCGAATCGGTAGATGCCAGCCTGAATCTCGGCATCGATCCGCGCAAGTCGGATCAGATGGTGCGTGGCTCCACCGTGTTGCCGCACGGCACCGGCAAGAGTGTCCGCGTGGCCGTGTTTGCGCAGGGCGAGAAGGCGCAGGCCGCCACGGACGCGGGTGCGGACATCGTCGGCATGGACGATCTCGCCGCCCAGGTGCGGGCCGGTAAGCTGGATTTCGATGTGGTCATCGCGGCGCCTGAAGCGATGCGGGTGGTCGGGCAGCTTGGTCAGATCCTAGGGCCGCGCGGCCTGATGCCCAATCCCAAGGTCGGCACGATCACGCCGGACGTAGCGCAGGCGGTGCGTAACGCCAAGGCCGGGCAGGTGCGTTACCGCGCCGACAAAGGCGGCATCATTCATTGCAGCATAGGCAAGGTCGGTTTCGAGGTGAATGCCTTGCAGGAAAACCTGAGCGCCCTGGTGGCGGATCTGATCAAGGCGAAGCCGGCCACGTCCAAGGGTGTTTATCTTAAAAAGGTAACCTTGTCATCGACCATGGGGCCGGGTATCGCCGTGGATCAGAACCAACTGTCCAGTCAGTAAATGCGCGGCAGGCCCGCAATCGGTGCTTCCCAGGTCGATATACACGGGCCGATCATTACGGCCGATCACTAACGGAGATTTGAAAACGTGGCATTGAGTCTGGCGGAAAAGCAGCAGATCGTCTCGGAAGTCGCCGCCGTGGCCGTTGACGCCCATTCGGCGGTTGCCGCCGAGTACCGGGGCCTGACAGTCGAGGTTCTGACCGAGTTGCGCGCGAAAGCGCGTAACGACCAGGTTTATCTGCGGGTGGTCAAGAACACGCTCGCCCACCGCGCCGTCGCCGGCACGGCGTTCGAATGCATGCAACCGGGTTTTACCGGACCGCTGATTCTGGCGTTTTCACGTGAAGATCCGGGCGCGGCGGCGCGTCTGGTGAAGGACTTTGCCAAACAGCACGACCGGCTGAAGCCCAGGCTGGTCGCTGTGGGCGGACAGTTAATGGATGAGTCGGCGCTGGATCGTCTGGCGAGTCTGCCCACCCGCGAGCAGGCGTTGAGCCAGATGCTCGCGGTCATGCAGGCGCCGCTGGCGAAACTGCTGGGGGTGTTGGCGGCGCCGCACGCCAAACTGGTGCGAACCTTGTCGGCGTTAAAGGATCAGAAACAGGCTGCCGGCTGATGGCGCGTGCGATTTCGATGTAAGCAACGGTTAGGAGCAAACAGATGGCTGTATCTAAAGAAGATATTCTCGAAAGCATTTCCAGTATGAGCGTCATGGAAGTGGTCGATCTCATTTCCGCCATGGAAGAAAAATGGGGCGTAACCGCGGCCGTAGCCGCCGGGCCGGCAGCCGCCGCACCCGCGGCTGCCGCGGAAGCGGCCGAGGAGCAAACCGAATTTGATGTGGTGATGACCAGTTTCGGCGCGAACAAAGTTTCGGTAATCAAGGTAGTGCGCGCGCTTACCGGTCTGGGACTCAAAGAAGCCAAGGACATGGTGGAGAGCGCTCCATCCACGATCAAGGAAGCTGCCAGCAAGGCGGATTCCGAGACCATCAAGAAACAACTGGAAGAAGCTGGCGCATCGGTAGAACTTAAGTAATCGCGGTTTACCGGTTGCGTTCCGTAAACCGCACTGTCGCGCACAGGCTGGTGGCGTCAACGTCACCGGCCTGTGTGCGTTGTATTTTGAACGCGGCGCCCCATTTTTGCGCCAGGTCGACTGTTTGCGCTAGACGATTCGCCTGCAACCCCGCCCGCATCGTCGTCAACGAGGTAACCTAATGGCTTATAGCTACACCGAGAAAAAACGCATCCGCAGGGATTTCGGTAAGCGTCCTCAGATTCTCGAAGTCCCGTACATGCTGGAAATCCAGCTTGCCTCTTATCGTCAGTTTCTGCAGGCCGAGAAGGCGCCTGACCAGCGCGATGCCGCGGGGCTGCACAGCGCTTTCAGCTCGGTGTTTCCGATCACCAGCTATTCGGGCTACGTGCAGCTGGCATACGTCAATTACCGGCTGGGTACGCCCGTGTTCGACGTACGCGAGTGCCAGTTGCGCGGCATGACGTTCGCAGCACCCCTGCGCGTGACGTTGCGGCTGATCA
This sequence is a window from Gammaproteobacteria bacterium. Protein-coding genes within it:
- the rplK gene encoding 50S ribosomal protein L11 encodes the protein MAKKVEAYIKLQVRAGQANPSPPVGPALGQRGLNIMEFCKAFNAQTQNVEQGMPLPVVITAYSDRSFTFVTKTPPASVLLKKAAGIAKGSGKPNTNKVGKVDRAQIEEIAKTKMPDLNAADLEAAVRSIAGSARSMGLEVEGV
- the rplA gene encoding 50S ribosomal protein L1 — protein: MAKISKRMRGIREKLKPGNQYSLTEALQLIKNTSAAKFAESVDASLNLGIDPRKSDQMVRGSTVLPHGTGKSVRVAVFAQGEKAQAATDAGADIVGMDDLAAQVRAGKLDFDVVIAAPEAMRVVGQLGQILGPRGLMPNPKVGTITPDVAQAVRNAKAGQVRYRADKGGIIHCSIGKVGFEVNALQENLSALVADLIKAKPATSKGVYLKKVTLSSTMGPGIAVDQNQLSSQ
- the rplJ gene encoding 50S ribosomal protein L10, translated to MALSLAEKQQIVSEVAAVAVDAHSAVAAEYRGLTVEVLTELRAKARNDQVYLRVVKNTLAHRAVAGTAFECMQPGFTGPLILAFSREDPGAAARLVKDFAKQHDRLKPRLVAVGGQLMDESALDRLASLPTREQALSQMLAVMQAPLAKLLGVLAAPHAKLVRTLSALKDQKQAAG
- the rplL gene encoding 50S ribosomal protein L7/L12, whose protein sequence is MAVSKEDILESISSMSVMEVVDLISAMEEKWGVTAAVAAGPAAAAPAAAAEAAEEQTEFDVVMTSFGANKVSVIKVVRALTGLGLKEAKDMVESAPSTIKEAASKADSETIKKQLEEAGASVELK